One region of Brachybacterium saurashtrense genomic DNA includes:
- a CDS encoding LacI family DNA-binding transcriptional regulator, translating into MAGGRLVSMKDVARRAGVAVGTVSNVLNRPEIVSPDRRERVEAAITELGYVRNDAARQLKLGRSSTVGAIVLDSGNPFYAQLVGGIEAAAEDSQLMVIAGSSGNRERRERMYLSLFEEQRVRGILLASTGGSTDLVEAIRGRGTPVVLVESDPEAHGSSVSVDDIAGGEIAVQHLVAQGRRRIGAVAARQDLRQVAARLRGARRAADAAGVDLEVIAAEDLTVLAGRTAGEALVERSAAERPDAVFCVNDLLAVGVLQAFAFRHQIAVPEEIALVGYDDIAFARSTVVPLTSVSQPADLMGRTALALLEEEIARPDAAPRHVSFTPTLVERESTTG; encoded by the coding sequence GTGGCCGGAGGCCGCCTGGTGAGCATGAAGGACGTCGCGCGCCGCGCGGGCGTCGCGGTGGGCACGGTCTCGAACGTGCTCAACCGGCCCGAGATCGTCTCGCCGGACCGCCGTGAACGGGTCGAGGCCGCGATCACCGAGCTCGGCTACGTGCGCAACGACGCCGCGCGCCAGCTGAAGCTGGGCCGCTCCAGCACCGTGGGCGCCATCGTGCTCGACTCCGGGAACCCGTTCTACGCCCAGCTGGTGGGCGGGATCGAGGCCGCCGCCGAGGACTCCCAGCTGATGGTGATCGCCGGCAGCAGCGGCAATCGGGAGCGGCGCGAGCGGATGTACCTCTCCCTGTTCGAGGAGCAGCGGGTGCGCGGGATCCTGCTCGCCTCCACCGGCGGCAGCACCGACCTGGTCGAGGCGATCCGCGGCCGCGGCACCCCGGTGGTGCTGGTGGAGAGCGACCCGGAGGCGCACGGCTCCTCCGTGAGCGTGGACGACATCGCCGGCGGCGAGATCGCCGTGCAGCACCTCGTGGCGCAGGGCCGTCGACGAATCGGCGCGGTGGCCGCCCGGCAGGACCTGCGCCAGGTCGCCGCCCGCCTGCGCGGCGCCCGCCGGGCCGCCGATGCCGCCGGGGTGGACCTCGAGGTGATCGCGGCGGAGGATCTCACCGTCCTCGCCGGGCGCACGGCGGGAGAGGCGCTGGTGGAGCGCTCGGCGGCGGAGCGACCCGATGCCGTGTTCTGCGTGAACGACCTGCTCGCCGTGGGAGTCCTGCAGGCGTTCGCCTTCCGGCACCAGATCGCCGTGCCGGAGGAGATCGCGCTGGTGGGCTACGACGACATCGCCTTCGCCCGCTCCACCGTGGTGCCGCTGACCTCCGTCTCCCAGCCCGCCGATCTCATGGGCCGCACCGCCCTGGCGCTGCTCGAGGAGGAGATCGCCCGGCCCGACGCCGCGCCGCGGCACGTGAGCTTCACGCCGACCCTGGTGGAGCGCGAGTCGACGACGGGGTGA
- a CDS encoding ABC transporter substrate-binding protein, whose product MTAHPPLHASRRTVLGSSLTLLALAACGPNASGGDRAAEGDGTMLRFGWWGNATRDELTQQALDAYQEVAPEVSISPEPGDWSGYWDKLATQVAGGDAPDVIQMDESYLAEYSSRGILADLGATAIATDGFDPSALEAGKVDGGLYAMNAGINAPVLLANPALFEEAGVEMPDDTTWTWDDLVDIATRISEGTPEGTYGCQQLGAAGGPPLTVFLRQLGGERFSADGGIGYTAEQLAQWWDLTLRLQDSGAAPEASIAVEETGQSVDQSLFAVGKCALQAQWSNQVVTLDAALDGTATVLRMPSMTGSAADAKLWYKASMYFAVAETTANLEASAAFVDWMVNSPDAGTILQVERGVPANLEVRAAIAEDLTDSDRKAVDFIEAIAEELGDPPPITPPGGSAADDAISRHAEDVLFGRSTPDEAAQAAVEEATGALA is encoded by the coding sequence ATGACCGCACACCCCCCGCTGCACGCGAGCCGACGCACCGTCCTCGGCTCCTCCCTCACGCTGCTGGCCCTGGCGGCCTGCGGCCCCAACGCCTCCGGCGGGGACCGCGCGGCGGAGGGGGACGGCACCATGTTGCGCTTCGGCTGGTGGGGCAACGCCACCCGCGACGAGCTCACCCAGCAGGCGCTGGACGCGTACCAGGAGGTGGCGCCCGAGGTGTCGATCAGCCCGGAGCCGGGGGACTGGAGCGGCTATTGGGACAAGCTCGCCACCCAGGTCGCCGGCGGCGACGCGCCGGACGTCATCCAGATGGATGAGAGCTACCTCGCCGAGTACTCCAGCCGCGGCATCCTCGCCGACCTCGGCGCCACCGCCATCGCCACCGACGGCTTCGACCCCTCCGCCCTCGAGGCGGGCAAGGTGGACGGCGGCCTGTACGCGATGAACGCGGGCATCAACGCCCCCGTGCTGCTGGCGAACCCGGCCCTGTTCGAGGAGGCCGGTGTCGAGATGCCCGACGACACCACCTGGACCTGGGACGACCTCGTCGACATCGCCACCCGGATCTCCGAGGGCACGCCCGAGGGCACCTACGGCTGCCAGCAGCTCGGCGCCGCCGGCGGCCCGCCGCTGACGGTGTTCCTCCGGCAGCTGGGCGGCGAGCGCTTCTCCGCTGACGGCGGCATCGGCTACACCGCCGAGCAGCTCGCCCAGTGGTGGGACCTCACCCTGCGCCTGCAGGACAGCGGCGCCGCGCCGGAGGCGTCGATCGCCGTGGAGGAGACGGGGCAGTCCGTCGACCAGAGCCTGTTCGCCGTCGGGAAGTGCGCGTTGCAGGCCCAGTGGTCGAACCAGGTGGTCACCCTCGATGCCGCCCTCGACGGCACCGCGACGGTGCTGCGCATGCCGTCGATGACCGGCTCCGCCGCGGACGCGAAGCTCTGGTACAAGGCCTCGATGTACTTCGCCGTCGCCGAGACCACGGCGAACCTGGAGGCCTCCGCCGCTTTCGTGGACTGGATGGTCAACAGCCCCGACGCCGGGACGATCCTGCAGGTGGAACGCGGCGTGCCCGCGAACCTCGAGGTGCGCGCCGCCATCGCCGAGGACCTCACCGACTCGGACCGCAAGGCGGTGGACTTCATCGAGGCGATCGCCGAGGAGCTCGGGGACCCGCCGCCCATCACCCCGCCCGGCGGCAGCGCGGCGGACGACGCCATCTCCCGCCACGCCGAGGACGTCCTCTTCGGCCGCAGCACCCCGGACGAGGCCGCGCAGGCCGCCGTCGAGGAGGCGACCGGCGCCCTGGCGTGA
- a CDS encoding family 78 glycoside hydrolase catalytic domain, with the protein MHPAPVPDRPAPALPEALATADALAATQEGGRATLLTRTVALARPASQVTRAELLATAHGVYEARVNGLPADDSVLNPGWTVYESRLQVQRVDVTAQVRAGDDHVRLSALVGRGWWNGDFGFGEADANYGEDNAFLASLEITFEDGSTQQIVTDESWTAISSPITAATIYHGQHEDRRLEPGPPRPVQVTEIDRSTLIAQTSPLITRHEALHPTTIWTSPSGKTLLDFGQNLVGWLRFTVTGPEGTTITVRHAEVLEHEELGTRPLRTAQATDSLTLAGDPQGETFEPTFTFHGFRYAEVTGWPGELTAEDVEAVVVHSAIERTGWFESSHAGVNQLISNSIWSQRGNFLAVPTDCPQRDERLGWTGDIAAYAATAAFQFDVDDFLHNWLLDVRAEVELPPLSFVPFVVPDILKLRRNGSDPFADGEEPTEIPTAIWGDAAVWVAEALWHAYGDLGRLRQHYPGMVLHLESVERALSPNGLWEEGFQFGDWLDPDAPPEAAADAKADKAVVATACLIRSARFAAETARLLGETEGAERWQTLADRTLAAFTAEYVGEDGIIRSDCATVYALAIAFDLLEPAIHEKAAARLAEVVREAGYRVTTGFAGTPFVTWALSETGHVEDAYRLLLEEGCPSWLYPVSMGATTIWERWDSMLPDGSINPGEMTSFNHYALGAVADWVYQVVLGIRAAEPGYRRIRIQPTPGPGIDWAKGAYDSATGRIEVSWEVTEQGFTLEVDVPDAVETEVVLPDGTRHLVTGGHHTF; encoded by the coding sequence ATGCACCCCGCCCCCGTGCCGGATCGCCCCGCTCCTGCTCTCCCCGAGGCTCTCGCCACGGCCGATGCGCTCGCCGCGACGCAGGAGGGCGGGCGCGCCACCCTCCTCACCCGCACCGTCGCGCTCGCGCGCCCTGCCTCGCAGGTGACCCGCGCCGAGCTGCTCGCCACCGCCCACGGCGTCTACGAGGCACGCGTCAACGGCCTCCCGGCCGACGACTCCGTGCTCAACCCCGGATGGACCGTCTACGAGTCCCGCCTGCAGGTGCAGCGGGTCGACGTCACCGCGCAGGTGCGGGCCGGCGATGACCATGTACGCCTGTCCGCGCTGGTGGGGCGGGGCTGGTGGAACGGCGACTTCGGGTTCGGCGAGGCCGACGCGAACTACGGGGAGGACAACGCGTTCCTGGCCTCCCTCGAGATCACCTTCGAGGACGGCTCCACCCAGCAGATCGTCACCGACGAGTCCTGGACGGCGATCTCCTCCCCGATCACCGCGGCGACGATCTACCACGGCCAGCACGAGGACCGCCGGCTGGAGCCCGGCCCGCCGCGACCGGTGCAGGTGACCGAGATCGATCGCTCCACGCTCATCGCGCAGACCTCGCCGCTGATCACCCGCCACGAGGCGCTGCATCCCACGACGATCTGGACGTCCCCGTCCGGGAAGACCCTGCTGGACTTCGGGCAGAACCTCGTGGGCTGGCTGCGATTCACGGTCACGGGGCCCGAGGGCACCACGATCACCGTGCGCCACGCCGAGGTGCTCGAGCACGAGGAGCTCGGCACCCGCCCGCTGCGCACCGCGCAGGCCACCGACTCGCTCACCCTCGCCGGCGACCCGCAGGGCGAGACCTTCGAGCCCACCTTCACGTTCCACGGCTTCCGGTACGCGGAGGTCACCGGCTGGCCGGGCGAGCTGACCGCCGAGGACGTCGAGGCCGTCGTGGTCCACTCCGCGATCGAGCGCACTGGCTGGTTCGAGAGCTCCCACGCCGGAGTGAACCAGCTGATCAGCAACTCGATCTGGTCCCAGCGCGGCAACTTCCTCGCCGTGCCCACCGACTGCCCGCAGCGCGATGAGCGCCTGGGCTGGACCGGTGACATCGCCGCCTACGCCGCCACGGCCGCCTTCCAGTTCGACGTGGACGATTTCCTCCACAACTGGCTGCTGGATGTGAGGGCCGAGGTCGAGCTGCCGCCGCTGAGCTTCGTGCCCTTCGTCGTCCCGGACATCCTCAAGCTGCGCCGGAACGGCTCCGACCCCTTCGCCGACGGGGAGGAGCCGACGGAGATCCCCACCGCCATCTGGGGCGATGCCGCGGTGTGGGTCGCCGAGGCGCTGTGGCACGCCTACGGCGACCTGGGCCGGCTGCGCCAGCACTATCCCGGGATGGTGCTGCACCTGGAATCCGTGGAGCGGGCCCTGTCCCCGAACGGTCTGTGGGAGGAGGGCTTCCAGTTCGGCGACTGGCTCGATCCGGACGCCCCGCCGGAGGCCGCGGCCGATGCGAAGGCGGACAAGGCCGTGGTCGCGACCGCGTGCCTGATCCGCTCGGCCCGCTTCGCGGCGGAGACCGCGCGCCTGCTCGGCGAGACCGAGGGCGCGGAGCGCTGGCAGACCCTCGCCGACCGCACGCTCGCCGCCTTCACGGCGGAGTACGTGGGCGAGGACGGGATCATCCGCTCGGACTGCGCGACCGTCTACGCGCTCGCGATCGCCTTCGATCTCCTCGAGCCCGCGATCCACGAGAAGGCCGCGGCACGCCTCGCCGAGGTGGTGCGCGAGGCCGGCTACAGGGTCACCACCGGCTTCGCCGGCACCCCGTTCGTCACCTGGGCCCTGTCCGAGACGGGGCACGTGGAGGACGCGTACCGCCTGCTGCTCGAGGAGGGCTGCCCGTCCTGGCTCTACCCCGTCTCGATGGGGGCCACCACGATCTGGGAGCGCTGGGACTCGATGCTGCCCGACGGCTCGATCAATCCCGGCGAGATGACGAGCTTCAACCACTACGCCCTCGGCGCCGTCGCGGACTGGGTCTACCAGGTGGTGCTCGGGATCCGTGCCGCGGAGCCCGGCTACCGCCGGATCCGGATCCAGCCCACCCCGGGCCCCGGCATCGACTGGGCGAAGGGCGCCTACGACTCGGCAACCGGCCGCATCGAGGTGTCGTGGGAGGTCACCGAGCAGGGCTTCACCCTCGAGGTGGACGTCCCCGACGCCGTGGAGACCGAGGTGGTGCTGCCGGACGGCACCCGCCACCTGGTCACGGGCGGGCACCACACCTTCTGA
- a CDS encoding ABC transporter substrate-binding protein has translation MSTTWSRRDVLKAVGLTTAAGAGLAACAPAEPEGGGAGGSGGAFHGAWPYQPAPEGHFNYAAQPYAGVPTVILGDGPYRDLLLPPSALWLWAEEQWEYLIADSHELDAEGGTLTVTLKEGLTWSDGSPLTSQDYLTTFYVQFIQRAPSWGFITGLEAPDDTTVVISFEDPPAVLERYVLKSNILSTAQYGEWADRAKAIVDAGGTMDEGDGEALGTEFQSFAPESLVVSGPYDFDYDTITNTQLTLVRNESGFGADAVTFDQVVIYNGETTEITSLVQSGDVDYATHGFAPASEDPFEAAGYTILRPPVYSGPALYLNQDRYPEFADVRTRKAFAYLIDRATVGQVSLAESGVAVENMVGFSDNFVDQWLTEEVKGKIDPYAQDEEKATSLLEEAGWTKSGDTWKTPEGEDASYEIQFPQTYADWSAAGKNVAEQLTAFGISVTARGLDDKQAPIDIDKGDFEMAIQAWGSSAHPHPHFSFVTDLFVHNIPIAKNQGGKGYGFPLQDVETSAGTVDLEALVTQSGEGLDQEEQKQNVSTVALAFNELLPIIPLFERYGNNPALEGVRVQGFPAEDDPILENAPYADNFVILKMYRGEITPVEG, from the coding sequence ATGAGCACCACCTGGAGTCGACGCGACGTCCTCAAGGCCGTCGGCCTCACCACCGCCGCCGGCGCCGGCCTGGCCGCCTGCGCCCCCGCCGAGCCCGAGGGCGGAGGCGCGGGAGGGAGCGGAGGCGCGTTCCACGGCGCCTGGCCGTACCAGCCCGCCCCCGAGGGCCACTTCAACTACGCCGCGCAGCCCTATGCGGGCGTGCCCACCGTGATCCTCGGCGACGGCCCCTACCGCGACCTGCTGCTGCCGCCCTCGGCCCTGTGGCTGTGGGCGGAGGAGCAGTGGGAGTACCTGATCGCCGACTCGCACGAGCTCGATGCCGAGGGCGGCACCCTCACCGTCACCCTCAAGGAGGGGCTGACCTGGAGCGACGGCTCGCCGCTGACCTCCCAGGACTACCTCACCACGTTCTACGTGCAGTTCATCCAGCGCGCCCCCTCGTGGGGCTTCATCACCGGGCTCGAGGCCCCCGACGACACCACCGTGGTGATCAGCTTCGAGGACCCGCCGGCGGTGCTCGAGCGCTACGTGCTCAAGAGCAACATCCTCTCCACCGCCCAGTACGGCGAGTGGGCGGACCGCGCCAAGGCGATCGTCGACGCCGGCGGCACGATGGACGAGGGCGACGGAGAGGCGCTGGGCACCGAGTTCCAGAGCTTCGCGCCGGAGAGCCTGGTGGTCTCCGGCCCCTACGACTTCGACTACGACACCATCACCAACACCCAGCTCACCCTGGTGCGCAACGAGTCCGGCTTCGGCGCGGACGCGGTGACCTTCGACCAGGTGGTGATCTACAACGGCGAGACCACCGAGATCACCTCGCTGGTGCAGTCCGGGGACGTCGACTACGCGACCCACGGCTTCGCGCCCGCGTCCGAGGATCCGTTCGAGGCGGCCGGGTACACGATCCTGCGCCCGCCGGTGTACTCGGGGCCGGCGCTGTACCTCAACCAGGACCGCTACCCGGAGTTCGCCGACGTCCGCACCCGCAAGGCCTTCGCCTACCTGATCGACCGTGCCACCGTGGGGCAGGTCTCCCTGGCGGAGTCCGGGGTGGCCGTGGAGAACATGGTGGGCTTCTCCGACAACTTCGTGGACCAGTGGCTCACCGAGGAGGTCAAGGGCAAGATCGACCCCTACGCGCAGGACGAGGAGAAGGCGACCTCGCTGCTCGAGGAGGCGGGCTGGACCAAGTCCGGGGACACCTGGAAGACCCCGGAGGGCGAGGACGCCTCGTACGAGATCCAGTTCCCGCAGACCTACGCCGACTGGTCCGCCGCCGGCAAGAACGTCGCCGAGCAGCTCACCGCCTTCGGCATCTCGGTCACCGCCCGCGGCCTCGACGACAAGCAGGCCCCGATCGACATCGACAAGGGCGACTTCGAGATGGCGATCCAGGCGTGGGGGTCCTCCGCGCATCCCCACCCGCACTTCTCCTTCGTGACGGACCTGTTCGTGCACAACATCCCGATCGCGAAGAACCAGGGCGGCAAGGGGTACGGGTTCCCGCTGCAGGACGTGGAGACCTCCGCCGGCACGGTGGACCTCGAGGCGCTGGTGACGCAGTCCGGCGAGGGTCTGGACCAGGAGGAGCAGAAGCAGAACGTCTCCACCGTGGCGCTCGCGTTCAACGAGCTGCTGCCGATCATCCCGCTCTTCGAGCGCTACGGGAACAACCCCGCGCTCGAGGGGGTGCGCGTGCAGGGCTTCCCGGCGGAGGACGACCCGATCCTGGAGAACGCCCCGTACGCGGACAACTTCGTGATCCTGAAGATGTACCGCGGGGAGATCACGCCCGTCGAGGGGTGA